GATTTAAATCTTAAAATGTATTAACGAATACATTTTATCTGAAGAAAATATAAAATTTCCAAACGGAATTATTGTTGAAAGTGGCTATGTCTGAGCAAACCAGAGAAAATTTTTTCATTTTGTTAGGCATCGATCCAAAAGCACCTTGGTCTGATGAGAAGTTTAAACAAAGTCTTCAAGAAAAACGAGCAGACTGGACGAAGAAAAGTAAGTTACCTGGAAAAAAAGGAGCAATCTATCGAGAGTATCTAGCTCTAACCTCTGAAATTGAAGCTATTATGACCGATGCTTCTAAAAGGAAGGAAGAAGCAGAACGGGCAATAGCTACTAAACAGGAGACTCCAGAAAAAGTAGCACAAGAAAATCTGCTCAAAGATTTAGAAACACTTGGAGGTAAAGGATTTATAGAAGAATCAGAAATTGCCAAATTAGCTACAAGATATAACAAATACTTTGATGAATCGTTCATTAAAACTGAAATAAGCAAAAAAAATCTTGAAATCCGCAAAGTAACTCAAAATAATGACGACTCTAAGTTAGAGACTCTTAAAGAAAGAGACTTAAAGAGAATAAAAGGTTATTTAGAAACTTTAGGTAAAAAAGATTTATATGATTTTTTGGAGCTATCAAGAACAACTACAAATTGTCAATCTTTTATAGATAAAGCTGAATCTATATATAAACAATCTCAAGGCTACGGGCATAAAGATACTAAAACTGAAGCTCAAGCGGCACTTGGCACAGATGCTAAAACAATTTTTGCAACTGAAAATTCTCGTCGATTATACGATAACTCTTTAGAAGTTGAAAAATATAAAATCATTGAAGAAAAGATTAAAAATCTTGCTCAAAACTCCTTTGATAAAATCCTTCATCTTAGACAATTTGACTCTATCTTAAAAAAAGCTCAATCTTCAGGAATCAAAGATTTAGAAAAAGCTAGAAACCTCATCATTAAATATTCCAGAGAAAAAGGGTTAATTATACAAGCAGCTCCCGATATTGAAATTTTTAAACAGAAGATTGTTTGCGTTCAATGCGATACGATTAATGATCGCTGTCAAAATAAATGTACTAGCTGCGGTAGTTCTCTACGCATTGAATGTCCTAGTTGTAAGACGAATTCAGCAATAACAGATCGAGCTTGTCCTAAGTGCGCTTTCCCTATTGGTAATGAACCTAATGTCCGCAGCTATTTAAAAGAAGCTCAAGAATTAATTAACAATAAAGATTATGACCAAGCTTCAATATTCCTCAATCTTGCTCGACAAGGATGGTCTACCATTCCTCCTCGTTCTCTTACAGACGATCTATCTAAGGCTATAGAACATTATGGTCAAGAAATTGCAAAAGTTCAACAAGTGCAAATTGCCTTACAAAAACAACTTAACGATACGATTAACGATCGCCGCTATTACGAAGCTCGCAATCTGCTGAAAGGACTTCAATTAGAAGCAAACACAATCAATTTAAACAGCGAACAAAAAATAATTGAAGATAAAATTAGTCAGGCTGAAGCTGAGTTAGCAAAAGCTCGTACAGTGGAAAGACAAGGTGGAGATCCCATCGAAGCATATCAGAATGTTCTTTGGATTTGCAAAGACTGTAAATCGGCAAAAGATGCTTTAGCTAAGACTCCTCCCTCTCCTGCAATGTCTTTGTCGGCACGATCTGGCGATCAAATTGTCAGCCTGTCTTGGAAACCTAGTACTTCTAAAAATGTTAAATATACTGTAGTTCTTAAGTATAATTCTAGACCGATTTCTAGTAATGATGGAGAACAGTTAGCTACCGTTTCTGGAACAATCTATGACGACACCAAGATGAAGGTAGGAGTTCCAGTTTACTATGCAATTTATACCAACAGAGAAGGAGTTTTTGCTACTAGTGCTGCCGATCTCAAAGAGCCAGTTTTATTAATAGATGATGTCTTTAAAGTAATAGCACAAGCCAGAAACAAAGAAGTAAGTATTAGCTGGCAACCTCCCAATAATGTTAGCCAAATACATATTTACCGAACGACTGAACGTTTAAGCGATCCTACCAAAGGTAAACGAATTGAAGTTATTAGTACATCACAAGTTGTCGATCGGAATTTAGAAAACGGCAAAAAATACTACTACACTATCTACAGTCTTTTTAAAAGTTATAAAGGGAAATTAGTTAGTAGTAAAGGAGTTTCTGTAGAAGTAATTCCAGAAGAACCACCTTCTCCTATAAAAGAATTGCAACTTGAAGTTATTAGTACTTCCAGCGTGCGTAAACTGAAACTTTCTTGGGAGTTGCCTCGTAAAGGAGATGTCGTAGTTATTCAAAGTAATAAATCTTCTTGCTTTAGTTCGGAAGAGATCTTACCTCAAGGAGCATTAACGGAATATGGCAAGGTTTTAGAGGGAACTAAAGAGTTTGTAACTACTACCATTGAGGAAAAGGGTGTTGTTTACTTCACTCCTGTCCTACTTTTTCAAACAACGGCTTACATTGGCAAAACGCTCGAATATGTCAATGTTGATGATGTCAGTAACTTAAAAGTTCAGAAACAGAAAAATGAACTTCACCTTCGTTGGGATTGGCCGTCCAATTGTCAGCAAGTCATTGTTTCTTATAGTGACGAAGGCTTCCCTTCCAGCGATCGAGATAGTCGGGCAACCCATATCGAGCTTACTAAAGCTCAATACAACCTAAAAGGTTACTATCCTCTCAAGAGTACTGCTGAAAGAGATTATTTTATCGTTGCCCATGCAGTCCTCAATCAAAACGGACAAGTATTTGTTGCTTCTGGGTTGAGTAACTCCGCACGAACTAGAGTTAGTTTATCGAGCAACGTCACTATTCAATATCAAATAGGTCGAAAACGCAAACTTTTTGGCAAAGGACAACTTTTATTGACGATCCACACTTCTGGTATCGGTCAAATGCCTGAGTTAATTCTAATTCGCAAACAAGGAAGCGTACCGATTAAGAAAACTAATGGCGACGAAGTGTTTAAGATACCTGCAACAACGCTGAGTGAAGAAAAGATGACTTTAACTTATGAAATAGTTGATGAGTATCCATGCAACTTTGGCAAACTCTTTCTCATCGATGAAGAACTGTACGAGTCCAAAGGTGGATATGTTCGCATTAATCATCCTGCTAGTAATGATATGGAGATGTTTTAAATGGCTAAGGAAATACTCTGTCCGTTTTGTTTTGAGAGAACTGATGCATTTAAACTTTTGTTTAGATGTATTAACAGCAGATGCCCAGGACAACTCGAAGATAAGATTTATGCAGAATTTCAGGGTTTGGCAATGCCCCCCAAAATGGGTTTGACTTTTCTTCCCGAAAAAAAAGGTCTCGGTAGATTTTTGGGAAATGCTAATAATATTAGGGAAGCAAATTGTCCTACCTGTCAGCGCGAAACATCGAAAAGAGCCTGTCCTAAATGCCATTCTGAATTAAAGTATGTAGGCGATAACATCGACGAAAAAATGATTGCCGTTATTGGTGGGCGTAGTTCGGGAAAGAGTAGTTACATAGCCGTTTTAATTAATCGCCTTGAAAATGAGATCGGGAAAAATTTTAATGCTGGAGTATTAGCCGATAGCGATCGAACTCGCAAACGATATGAAGACGGTTTTTACAATCGAATTTTTAGAGAGAAAAAAACACTCGTACCAACTCAGAGTGCAACAACAGATTCGCGAGTTAAAACTCCCATGGTGTTTCGTGTAACTTTCAACAATGGAGGTAAGCGAAAAGCAATAAATATAGTTTTATTCGATACTGCGGGTGAAGATATGGCAAACACAGATATTATGTCTACAGAAGCCCGTTATATCTGTGAAGCTGACGGGATTATTTTTTTACTCGACCCTCTCCAAATTGAAACAGTAAGAGAGCTAGTACCAGATAATTTACCAGATAGAGTTCCTGATGCCGATCCCACTCGAATCGTCGAGCGTCTCTACCAACTACATGAGGAAAAAGGAAAAATCAAGTCAGGACAGAATTTAACCAAACCTGTAGCTTTTACTTTTTCTAAGTCTGATGCACTTTTCTCGATTATCGATCCTAGTTCGGCGTTACACCATTCGGGAGAGCACTTCGGTTATCTCAACTTATCCGATCTTCAATCCGTTGATACAGAAATTGCTACTTACCTTGAGGAATGGATGGGTTCGATATTTAAAAACAAAGTAAAGCATTTTGACTGTTATCAGTATTTTGCTGTTTCCGCGTTTGGAAAAGCTCCCGATGGCGATCGCCTGGACAGTATTTCTCCATTAAGAGTTGAAGATCCACTGTTGTGGGTGTTCAACCAATTCAAACTTATTGAAGCAAAAAAATAGACTTATGGTAATTCGACAGCAATACTATACATCTTGTCGTAACGAAAGAAGCCAGAAAAATGGTTTTCAAGTTAAGGCAGAATCTCCAGGCTTGGGCGACGACAATCGACAAACTCTAAATAAACTAATTGGCTATGTTATTCCATCAAGAGCGGATTCTGGGGCAATTGAGACTCATCCGATCGCGCTTCGTTATTTTGTTGAAGAAGATCGCGCTTTTTTAGTGTGCAGTCAATCTAATGGTAAAGATGAATTTGGCAGAGATGGCAACTATTTTGCCCATAGCGTAGTTGGCACTCCTCAAGAAATATCCTATCAATCAGCCCCAATTTTTTATTGGAAGAGTCCTTTTTGGGTTCATAAAGATAACTCAGATGCTATTGAACTACCTACACTCGATGAATTTAGCCCAGAGGATATTTTTGACTTTGATTCGATCTGGACTTTTCTCAACCAAGGGCAAAGGCGCGAATGGTTTTATAAACTTCTGTGTGCAGTAGTTGACTACCAGCAATCGAAACGAAAAATAATTATTCTCGATGATAATGAAGCGATCGCTTTATGGATCGCTAGTATTAGTGCTGCTTTAACACCACGTTACGCCCAGAGCTTGAGTTTTGCTACATACCACCACGACCCCTATGTTGCACCATTTGTAATCGCGGGAACGACACAAGACTCTAGTTTTCATTTTTCCAACGACGAATATTTCTCATTTTTCATCTTGAATGTCTCCCAGAATAGAATTAGTGAGGTTCCTGACTCTGATTTTGCTGCCTACATAGTAGAGCACTTTGACGCGGATGGATATGAAAATGAAATCTTAGACTTTTTTTATTGGTTAGATCGTTACGATCTAGATTCGCTCTCTGCTACCAGACGTTTGGATGATTATGCTAGTTTCCGATTGGCAACAGTCAAAAAAACACTTTCTCCCCAATCTCCCAAAGCAATAAAAGCAGCACAACTAGTTATTCAGGGAATATGTAATAAAACTTCCATTCAAGAAGAAGATGAAACGGATCTCAATACTGCTTCTCAAATGTTGGGAGAGGCTGTTTTGCGCGAGCGAGAAAGCAGTGAATTATTAGAAAGTTATCTTAGTTCGCTACAAAATTTAAAACAGTTAAATCCAAATTTTCAAGAAACAATTGCCGATTCACTTGAGATATTTATCTATTTAGTCTTCCAA
The sequence above is drawn from the Chroococcidiopsis sp. SAG 2025 genome and encodes:
- a CDS encoding zinc ribbon domain-containing protein — protein: MSEQTRENFFILLGIDPKAPWSDEKFKQSLQEKRADWTKKSKLPGKKGAIYREYLALTSEIEAIMTDASKRKEEAERAIATKQETPEKVAQENLLKDLETLGGKGFIEESEIAKLATRYNKYFDESFIKTEISKKNLEIRKVTQNNDDSKLETLKERDLKRIKGYLETLGKKDLYDFLELSRTTTNCQSFIDKAESIYKQSQGYGHKDTKTEAQAALGTDAKTIFATENSRRLYDNSLEVEKYKIIEEKIKNLAQNSFDKILHLRQFDSILKKAQSSGIKDLEKARNLIIKYSREKGLIIQAAPDIEIFKQKIVCVQCDTINDRCQNKCTSCGSSLRIECPSCKTNSAITDRACPKCAFPIGNEPNVRSYLKEAQELINNKDYDQASIFLNLARQGWSTIPPRSLTDDLSKAIEHYGQEIAKVQQVQIALQKQLNDTINDRRYYEARNLLKGLQLEANTINLNSEQKIIEDKISQAEAELAKARTVERQGGDPIEAYQNVLWICKDCKSAKDALAKTPPSPAMSLSARSGDQIVSLSWKPSTSKNVKYTVVLKYNSRPISSNDGEQLATVSGTIYDDTKMKVGVPVYYAIYTNREGVFATSAADLKEPVLLIDDVFKVIAQARNKEVSISWQPPNNVSQIHIYRTTERLSDPTKGKRIEVISTSQVVDRNLENGKKYYYTIYSLFKSYKGKLVSSKGVSVEVIPEEPPSPIKELQLEVISTSSVRKLKLSWELPRKGDVVVIQSNKSSCFSSEEILPQGALTEYGKVLEGTKEFVTTTIEEKGVVYFTPVLLFQTTAYIGKTLEYVNVDDVSNLKVQKQKNELHLRWDWPSNCQQVIVSYSDEGFPSSDRDSRATHIELTKAQYNLKGYYPLKSTAERDYFIVAHAVLNQNGQVFVASGLSNSARTRVSLSSNVTIQYQIGRKRKLFGKGQLLLTIHTSGIGQMPELILIRKQGSVPIKKTNGDEVFKIPATTLSEEKMTLTYEIVDEYPCNFGKLFLIDEELYESKGGYVRINHPASNDMEMF
- a CDS encoding GTPase domain-containing protein, producing the protein MAKEILCPFCFERTDAFKLLFRCINSRCPGQLEDKIYAEFQGLAMPPKMGLTFLPEKKGLGRFLGNANNIREANCPTCQRETSKRACPKCHSELKYVGDNIDEKMIAVIGGRSSGKSSYIAVLINRLENEIGKNFNAGVLADSDRTRKRYEDGFYNRIFREKKTLVPTQSATTDSRVKTPMVFRVTFNNGGKRKAINIVLFDTAGEDMANTDIMSTEARYICEADGIIFLLDPLQIETVRELVPDNLPDRVPDADPTRIVERLYQLHEEKGKIKSGQNLTKPVAFTFSKSDALFSIIDPSSALHHSGEHFGYLNLSDLQSVDTEIATYLEEWMGSIFKNKVKHFDCYQYFAVSAFGKAPDGDRLDSISPLRVEDPLLWVFNQFKLIEAKK